The segment CAAGGAGACCAACGCCCAGGACGTTTTCATTCCGGAGGATTTCTCTGAGGAACAGCGCATGATGGCTGAAACAGCCCAGCAGTTTGTGCAGGCAGAGGTGCAGCCACTGGTAGAGCGCATGGACAACCACGAGGAAGGCTTATTAGAAGACCTGATGAAAAAAGCGGGGGATTTGGGCTTGTTCGGGGTGGCTATTCCAGAAGAATATGGCGGGCTGAACATGGACTTCAACTCGTCTTTACTTGTAACCGAATCTGTTGGGCCTGGACACTCGTTCCCCGTAGCTTTTGCAGCCCATACGGGAATTGGAACCTTGCCTATTCTGTACTTCGGTACTGAGGAGCAAAAAGCTAAATACATCCCTAAACTAACTACCGGCGAGTGGACCTCATCATACTGTTTAACAGAGCCAGGTTCCGGGTCTGATGCGTTGGCCGCCAAAACCAAAGCTATTCTAGACGTAGAGGGCGATAACTATATCCTGAACGGCCAGAAAATGTGGATCACCAATGCTGGCTTCGCCGATGTATTCATTGTGTTTGCGCAGGTAGACGGTGACAAGTTCACCGGTTTCATTGTAGATAAAGGCGCCGAAGGATTAAGCCTGGGCAATGAAGAGCACAAAATGGGCATTAAAGGATCTTCCACCCGCCAGGTGTTCTTCACTGATTGCAAAGTGCCGAAGGAAAACGTGCTGGGTGAGATTGGTAAAGGCCATTTGATTGCCTTCAACATCCTTAACATCGGTCGGATTAAACTGGCTGCGGCTTGTCTGGGAGCTTGTAAGAGCGTAGCCGATCTATCCGTGAAATATGCCAATGAACGCATCCAGTTCAAAATCCCGATCTCCAAATTCGGAGCGATCCGGCATAAATTGGCCGAGCAAGCCATCCGCATTTTTGCGGTAGAATCAGCACTGTACCGTTGCGGTCACGACATCCACAACAAAGAGCAGGAACTGCTGGCCGCTGGGAAAAGCTACAACGAAGCTGTATTGGAAGCCGCCCGCGAGTTTGCCGTGGAGGCTGCCATCCTAAAAGTGGACAGCTCTGAGGTGCTGGACTACGTGGTGGACGAAGGCGTGCAGATCTACGGCGGGTATGGCTTCTCCGCTGATTACCCCATGGACCGTGCCTACCGCGATGCCCGCATCAACCGCATCTTTGAAGGGACCAACGAGATTAACCGCATGCTCATCGTGGACATGGTCTTGAAGAAAGCCATGAAAGGCGAACTGGATTTGATGGGCCCTGCCGCCGCTGTGCAGCAGGAATTAATGGAAATCCCTGATTTCGGGGATGAAGACACCAGCCTGTTTGCTTACGAGAAGAAAGCTGTTGGCAAATTCAAGAAAGCCGTGTTGCTGACTGCCGGAACCGCCGTGCAGAAGTTCATGATGACCCTGGACAAAGAGCAGGAAATCTTGATGTACATCGCTGACATGGCCATCCAAACCTACATTGCGGAGTCTACTTTGCTGCGGGTTGAGAAACTGGTAAGCCGCAACGGCGAAGAAGCCACTTCCCGTCAACTGGATATGATGCGCGTGGTGATCAATGATGCCGCTGACCGTATCAACAAAGCTGGGAAGGAAGCTAACGCGGCCATGACCGAGCCGGGTGACGAGCAGAAACTACTGCTGATTGGCTTGAAACGCTTTACCAAACTGGAGCCGTTCAACACCAAAGAAGCGCGTCGTCGGGTTGCTGCGGAGCTGATCAAAGCAAACGAGTACGTGTATTAATTACGTTATTAACACCTTTTTGCCAAAACGCCTCCAAAACAGAAAGCTCCGCCAAAGTAGCGGGGCTTTCTGTTTTTCTAGGGTATGCTTACAGTTTTCGCTGGCGCGAGCTTGCAGCTCGTGTCTGGACGCATGTCTGATGATCTACCTAAATGCGTCTATTTTTCCTTTCCTTAATCAGTAGTCTTGCATGGGTTTTACCTCTGTAACCCTCTTCTTCCTACAGGTTTCTACCAATTCTGAAAAGGCTAAAGGTTAGGATAGATTTATTAAAATTTTTAATGAAATAATGTTTCTTTTTAAATAAGCTCTCTATACCTTAGGTGTATCACCTTTCTATTAGTAGGCTCACCTTAAACTAGTTACTATGATAAAACATCTATTCATTTTAATCTTGGTCATGGGCAGTTTACAGGCTTATGGCCAGACCAGGGTCTCAGGCAGAGTTACTTCTGGTAATACATCCGAAGGGCTTGCGGGTGTAACTGTTCTGGAAAAGGGCAATCCCACCAACGGGGTAGCAACTGATGCAGATGGACGGTACACCATCTCTGTGACCGGCACTAATGCAGTGCTGGTTTTTTCTTTTATAGGGTACCAAACCCGGGAAGTGCCAGTAGGCAACCAGCAAACCATCAATGTGGGGTTGAGTGAAGATACCCGGTCTTTAGACGAGGTAGTG is part of the Rufibacter tibetensis genome and harbors:
- a CDS encoding acyl-CoA dehydrogenase family protein, with product METVSRTLRGGEFIIKETNAQDVFIPEDFSEEQRMMAETAQQFVQAEVQPLVERMDNHEEGLLEDLMKKAGDLGLFGVAIPEEYGGLNMDFNSSLLVTESVGPGHSFPVAFAAHTGIGTLPILYFGTEEQKAKYIPKLTTGEWTSSYCLTEPGSGSDALAAKTKAILDVEGDNYILNGQKMWITNAGFADVFIVFAQVDGDKFTGFIVDKGAEGLSLGNEEHKMGIKGSSTRQVFFTDCKVPKENVLGEIGKGHLIAFNILNIGRIKLAAACLGACKSVADLSVKYANERIQFKIPISKFGAIRHKLAEQAIRIFAVESALYRCGHDIHNKEQELLAAGKSYNEAVLEAAREFAVEAAILKVDSSEVLDYVVDEGVQIYGGYGFSADYPMDRAYRDARINRIFEGTNEINRMLIVDMVLKKAMKGELDLMGPAAAVQQELMEIPDFGDEDTSLFAYEKKAVGKFKKAVLLTAGTAVQKFMMTLDKEQEILMYIADMAIQTYIAESTLLRVEKLVSRNGEEATSRQLDMMRVVINDAADRINKAGKEANAAMTEPGDEQKLLLIGLKRFTKLEPFNTKEARRRVAAELIKANEYVY